A genomic window from Sporosarcina sp. Marseille-Q4063 includes:
- a CDS encoding TetR/AcrR family transcriptional regulator: protein METKRQIKSSVKDESLIEMRREQMIQGAVKLFKEKGFHRTTTREIAKEAGFSIGTLYEYIRTKEDVLFLVCDSIYNEVNDRLYVLAKEEGTLKGLRSAIQQYFELIDDMSDEFVVMYQESKSLPKDALQYVLKKEMEMVALFENILQSCVELGELRINQDDIQMAAHHIVVQGQMWAFRRWALQKSYTIEKFIEIQTEQIFKGIVGTGEIHEEGKGV from the coding sequence ATGGAAACAAAACGTCAAATAAAATCATCCGTCAAAGACGAAAGCCTTATCGAAATGAGACGCGAACAAATGATACAGGGCGCGGTCAAACTCTTTAAAGAAAAAGGGTTCCACCGTACAACAACACGTGAAATCGCAAAAGAAGCGGGTTTCAGCATCGGCACGCTCTATGAATACATCCGGACAAAAGAAGACGTACTATTCCTCGTCTGTGACAGCATCTACAACGAAGTAAACGACCGACTATACGTACTGGCAAAAGAAGAGGGAACTCTCAAAGGGCTCCGCTCAGCCATTCAACAATACTTCGAATTAATCGACGATATGTCAGACGAGTTCGTCGTCATGTACCAAGAATCCAAATCATTACCTAAAGACGCACTTCAATATGTTTTGAAAAAAGAAATGGAAATGGTCGCTTTATTTGAAAATATTTTACAGTCTTGCGTGGAGTTAGGGGAACTTCGCATTAACCAAGACGACATTCAAATGGCGGCGCACCACATCGTCGTTCAAGGACAAATGTGGGCATTTCGCAGATGGGCATTACAAAAAAGCTATACAATCGAGAAATTTATCGAAATTCAAACAGAACAAATCTTCAAGGGAATTGTGGGAACAGGGGAAATTCACGAAGAAGGAAAGGGTGTTTAA
- the icmF gene encoding fused isobutyryl-CoA mutase/GTPase IcmF: MATIEVYKPKHHVRMVTASSLFDGHDASINIMRRIIQASGAEVIHLGHNRSVEEVVNAAIQENVQAIAMSSYQGGHVEYFKYMHDLLEEKGAPHIRIYAGGGGVIIPKEIKELHEYGIAWIFSPEDGRKMGLQGMINRMMEECDFETANDCKIEDLESVNTENPEVLAKLITYAEETYDKDDETAKAFMKKAKELSKNTPVFGITGTGGAGKSSLTDELIRRFLNELPDKKVAILSIDPTKQKTGGALLGDRIRMNSIFNKRVFMRSLATRGSRSELSGAMQDVLDIVKVAGYDLIIIETSGIGQGDADIADISDASMYVMTSEFGAPTQLEKIDMIDYADLIAINKFERKGSEDAMRQVQKQYQRSRMLFDKELDKMPVYGTIASQFNDKGTNSLFAAIVRVLNETYNLDWTTSYDDLAKAQKENVIIPVDRMHYLREISDAVRSYHRKSGVQEELTRKLFQLEGSINLVKEKSPDDVLVDSLQSLADSVREALTPESKKILANWETLKESYAGEEFVSKVRDREIRTLLRTTSLAGLKIPKIALPKYKDYGEILRWVYRENVPGSFPYTAGVFPFKREGEDPKRQFAGEGTPERTNRRFHYLSKGDDAKRLSTAFDSVTLYGEDPDERPDIYGKVGESGVSICTLEDMKKLYDGFDLCAPSTSVSMTINGPAPIILAMFMNTAIDQQVRIKEEELGRPLSIEEFTEVKEGTMQVVRGTVQADILKEDQGQNTCIFSTEFALRLMGDIQQYFIDKKVRNYYSVSISGYHIAEAGANPISQLAFTLANGFTYVEYYLSRGMNIDDFAPNLSFFFSNGLDPEYTVIGRVARRIWAVAMREKYGANDRSQKLKYHVQTSGRSLHAQEIDFNDIRTTLQALMALQDNCNSLHTNAYDEAITTPTEESVRRAMAIQMIITKEHGLSKNENPLQGAFIIDELTDLVEEAVLTEFDRLNDRGGVLGSMETQYQRGKIQEESMFYEMKKHTGELPIIGVNTYLNPNPPSEEDIDNMEIARATKDEKETQIINLRAFQQKHAGVAEKALQQLQQVAVSGGNIFAELMETVKVASLGQITNALYEVGGQYRRNM, from the coding sequence ATGGCTACAATCGAAGTGTATAAACCGAAACACCATGTAAGAATGGTAACAGCATCGAGCCTATTTGACGGGCACGATGCATCGATCAATATCATGCGCAGAATTATACAAGCGAGCGGCGCGGAAGTCATTCATCTTGGGCATAATCGCTCAGTGGAAGAAGTCGTCAATGCCGCCATTCAAGAAAACGTTCAAGCAATCGCGATGTCCTCTTACCAAGGCGGACACGTTGAATACTTCAAATATATGCATGATTTGTTAGAGGAAAAAGGCGCACCGCATATCCGCATTTACGCGGGCGGGGGCGGCGTTATCATTCCGAAAGAAATCAAGGAACTGCATGAATACGGAATCGCATGGATTTTCTCGCCTGAAGACGGCCGGAAAATGGGTCTTCAAGGGATGATTAACCGGATGATGGAAGAATGCGATTTCGAAACAGCGAATGATTGCAAAATCGAGGACTTGGAAAGCGTCAACACAGAAAATCCAGAAGTGCTCGCAAAGCTCATTACGTATGCAGAAGAAACGTACGATAAAGACGATGAAACTGCAAAAGCATTCATGAAAAAAGCGAAAGAACTATCGAAGAACACGCCTGTTTTCGGAATTACGGGTACGGGCGGAGCCGGAAAAAGTTCATTGACAGACGAATTGATCCGTAGATTTTTGAATGAACTGCCAGATAAAAAAGTGGCCATTCTATCGATTGACCCGACGAAACAAAAAACGGGCGGCGCACTGCTCGGAGATAGGATTCGCATGAATTCCATTTTTAATAAACGCGTATTCATGCGCAGTTTGGCAACGAGAGGATCACGTTCCGAACTTTCAGGTGCGATGCAAGATGTTCTCGATATCGTCAAAGTCGCGGGGTACGACTTGATCATTATCGAAACAAGCGGTATTGGCCAAGGAGACGCCGATATTGCCGATATTTCGGATGCATCGATGTATGTCATGACCAGCGAATTCGGGGCACCGACACAACTCGAGAAAATCGACATGATTGACTATGCAGATTTAATCGCCATCAATAAGTTCGAACGCAAAGGTTCTGAAGACGCAATGCGTCAAGTCCAAAAACAATATCAACGCAGCCGGATGCTTTTCGATAAAGAGCTGGACAAAATGCCGGTTTACGGAACGATTGCCAGTCAGTTCAATGATAAAGGAACGAACTCTTTATTCGCAGCGATTGTCCGAGTTTTGAATGAAACCTACAATCTCGATTGGACAACGTCTTATGACGATCTTGCGAAAGCGCAAAAAGAAAATGTCATTATTCCAGTAGACCGCATGCACTATCTGCGGGAAATTTCGGATGCGGTTCGCAGTTACCACCGAAAATCTGGCGTGCAAGAAGAACTGACTCGAAAACTATTTCAATTAGAAGGCTCTATTAATCTTGTAAAAGAAAAATCGCCCGATGATGTTTTGGTTGATTCGCTTCAATCATTAGCTGACAGCGTTCGGGAAGCGTTAACGCCTGAATCGAAAAAGATTCTAGCAAACTGGGAAACTTTAAAAGAATCCTATGCGGGCGAAGAATTCGTTTCGAAAGTGCGCGATCGTGAAATTCGCACATTACTGCGCACAACGAGTCTTGCAGGGCTTAAAATTCCGAAAATCGCACTACCAAAATATAAGGATTACGGCGAAATTTTACGCTGGGTTTACCGCGAAAACGTACCGGGTTCTTTCCCATATACGGCTGGCGTATTTCCGTTTAAACGTGAAGGCGAAGATCCGAAACGTCAGTTCGCAGGTGAAGGGACGCCTGAACGCACAAACCGTCGCTTCCATTATTTGTCGAAAGGTGATGACGCGAAACGACTTTCGACGGCATTCGATTCCGTGACGCTTTACGGAGAAGACCCGGATGAGCGCCCGGATATTTACGGGAAAGTTGGCGAATCGGGCGTCAGCATTTGTACGCTAGAAGACATGAAAAAGTTATACGACGGCTTCGATTTATGCGCACCTTCGACATCTGTTTCGATGACAATAAACGGACCGGCACCGATTATACTTGCAATGTTCATGAATACAGCAATCGATCAGCAGGTTCGAATTAAGGAAGAAGAATTAGGTCGTCCACTGTCGATTGAAGAGTTTACGGAAGTAAAAGAAGGCACGATGCAAGTCGTTCGCGGAACTGTTCAAGCGGATATTTTAAAAGAAGATCAAGGGCAAAACACATGCATCTTTTCGACGGAATTCGCACTTCGTTTGATGGGTGATATTCAACAGTATTTCATCGATAAGAAAGTACGGAATTATTATTCAGTGTCGATTTCGGGCTACCATATCGCCGAAGCTGGCGCGAATCCAATTTCACAACTCGCATTCACACTGGCGAACGGCTTCACATATGTTGAGTATTACTTGAGCCGCGGCATGAACATCGATGATTTCGCACCGAATCTATCATTCTTCTTCTCGAATGGACTGGATCCGGAGTATACGGTTATTGGCCGCGTTGCGCGCAGAATTTGGGCAGTCGCCATGCGCGAAAAATACGGCGCGAATGACCGCAGTCAAAAGTTGAAATATCATGTGCAAACATCAGGTCGCAGCCTGCACGCGCAGGAAATTGATTTCAACGATATTCGTACGACGCTGCAGGCGCTAATGGCGTTGCAAGACAACTGTAACTCGCTTCATACGAATGCCTACGACGAAGCGATCACGACGCCGACCGAAGAATCGGTTCGCCGAGCGATGGCCATTCAAATGATCATCACAAAAGAACACGGCCTATCGAAAAATGAAAACCCGTTGCAAGGGGCGTTCATTATTGACGAATTAACAGACCTAGTCGAAGAAGCGGTTCTCACAGAATTCGATCGTCTCAATGACCGCGGCGGCGTGCTCGGTTCAATGGAAACGCAGTACCAACGCGGTAAAATTCAAGAAGAATCTATGTTCTATGAAATGAAAAAACATACAGGCGAACTTCCGATTATCGGCGTAAACACCTATTTAAATCCAAATCCGCCATCTGAAGAAGATATCGACAATATGGAAATCGCAAGAGCAACGAAAGATGAAAAGGAAACACAAATTATTAATCTACGCGCTTTCCAACAAAAACACGCGGGCGTTGCAGAAAAAGCATTACAACAATTGCAACAAGTAGCCGTTTCAGGCGGTAATATTTTCGCTGAATTAATGGAAACAGTCAAAGTTGCAAGTCTCGGTCAAATTACCAATGCGCTTTATGAAGTCGGCGGGCAATACCGCCGAAATATGTAA
- the rpoE gene encoding DNA-directed RNA polymerase subunit delta produces the protein MNIREMTKEQLAEESSIDIAYAVLAEKGENLTLRQLMDEVRKLNGVTVRAMAEKLPRINTDINIDGRFLSIDDIRWGLREWYPVDQLEVETAPVVRTRRKRKAVVDDDEDDIEDDEEIVDEDGFDLIDVDEEDDDDDVEDEDDLLEADEEEVEIDVDVDLLEDDEDEILPEDLIIDDEEEEEEEEE, from the coding sequence ATGAATATCCGTGAAATGACGAAAGAACAGTTAGCGGAAGAATCGAGTATCGATATTGCGTATGCGGTATTGGCTGAAAAAGGCGAGAATCTAACATTAAGACAGTTAATGGATGAGGTTCGCAAACTAAATGGCGTTACAGTAAGAGCCATGGCTGAAAAACTACCTAGAATAAATACAGATATTAATATTGACGGACGCTTTCTATCAATAGACGACATTCGTTGGGGACTGCGCGAATGGTATCCGGTCGATCAATTAGAAGTGGAAACTGCGCCAGTCGTACGTACGCGTAGAAAAAGAAAAGCTGTTGTTGATGATGACGAAGATGATATCGAAGACGATGAAGAAATAGTGGACGAGGACGGATTCGATCTGATCGATGTCGATGAAGAAGACGATGACGACGATGTCGAAGACGAGGATGACCTTCTCGAAGCCGATGAAGAAGAAGTTGAAATCGATGTAGATGTAGACTTGCTTGAAGACGATGAAGACGAAATTCTCCCAGAGGATCTAATAATCGATGATGAAGAAGAAGAGGAAGAAGAAGAGGAATAA
- a CDS encoding CTP synthase: protein MTKYIFVTGGVVSSLGKGITAASLGRLLKNHGLQVTIQKFDPYINVDPGTMSPYQHGEVFVTEDGAETDLDLGHYERFIDINLNKYSNVTMGKVYSSVLKKERRGDYNGATVQVIPHITNEIKDRILASGKNTNADVVITEVGGSVGDIESLPILEAIRQMKTDFNKNDIMYIHCTLIPYMKAAGEMKTKPTQHSVKELRSLGIQPDVIVVRSEQTVPQEMKDKIALFCSVRPEEVIEAVDADILYRMPLMLKEQKMDDIVIDHLQLKAGEADMSDLHALVDLVSSVSKKVQVALVGKYVELPDAYISAVEALSHAGYQFGTEVEVKWVDSEQVTSENVAELLGEVDGIIVPGGFGDRGIDGKIEAITYARENNVPFFGIALGMQLAAVEYARNVVGLKDAHSTEFNPETSNAIVRKDTDQNGTMRLGVYPIKIEKGTKANAAYEEELIYERHRNRYEFNNEYREQLEEAGLIFSGNSPNGQFVETIELGDHPFFVACQFHPEFASRPTRPQPLISAFVEATLSHQSGK, encoded by the coding sequence ATGACAAAATACATTTTTGTAACAGGCGGAGTTGTTTCTTCTCTTGGAAAAGGAATCACGGCAGCATCACTCGGTCGCTTGCTGAAAAATCACGGACTGCAAGTAACAATTCAAAAATTCGATCCATATATTAACGTCGACCCGGGAACAATGAGCCCGTACCAACACGGAGAAGTTTTTGTCACGGAAGACGGCGCAGAAACAGACCTTGACCTTGGCCATTACGAACGCTTTATCGATATCAATTTAAACAAATACTCCAACGTCACAATGGGGAAAGTGTATTCTTCCGTACTGAAAAAAGAACGCCGCGGCGATTACAACGGTGCAACAGTTCAAGTAATTCCCCATATTACAAATGAAATAAAAGACCGTATTCTCGCATCAGGTAAAAACACGAATGCAGACGTCGTCATTACAGAAGTTGGCGGAAGTGTCGGGGATATCGAGTCCCTTCCGATTCTAGAAGCCATCCGTCAAATGAAAACGGACTTCAACAAAAATGACATCATGTACATTCACTGCACGCTGATTCCATACATGAAAGCGGCAGGCGAAATGAAAACGAAACCGACGCAACATAGCGTAAAAGAACTGCGCAGTCTCGGAATTCAACCAGACGTCATCGTCGTTCGTTCTGAACAAACAGTGCCACAAGAAATGAAAGATAAAATTGCGCTTTTCTGTAGCGTACGTCCAGAAGAAGTCATTGAAGCAGTCGACGCGGACATCCTTTATAGAATGCCGCTCATGCTGAAAGAACAAAAAATGGACGACATCGTCATCGATCATCTCCAACTAAAAGCTGGAGAGGCGGACATGTCAGACCTGCACGCACTCGTTGACTTAGTAAGTTCAGTTTCGAAAAAAGTGCAAGTCGCCCTTGTCGGAAAATATGTCGAGCTTCCAGACGCTTATATTTCAGCGGTCGAAGCACTTTCACATGCAGGGTACCAATTCGGTACAGAAGTCGAAGTGAAGTGGGTTGATTCGGAACAAGTGACTTCGGAAAACGTTGCCGAACTATTAGGCGAAGTGGACGGAATCATAGTCCCTGGCGGATTTGGCGATCGTGGAATTGATGGGAAAATCGAAGCCATCACGTACGCTAGAGAAAACAACGTGCCATTTTTCGGAATCGCACTCGGCATGCAACTGGCAGCCGTTGAATATGCGCGAAATGTGGTCGGCTTAAAAGATGCACATTCAACAGAGTTTAATCCGGAAACAAGCAACGCAATTGTACGAAAAGACACTGACCAAAATGGCACAATGCGTCTCGGCGTCTACCCAATTAAAATAGAAAAAGGCACAAAAGCTAACGCGGCATACGAAGAAGAGTTGATTTACGAACGTCACCGCAACCGCTACGAATTCAACAACGAATACCGCGAACAGCTTGAAGAAGCAGGCTTGATTTTCTCCGGAAACAGCCCGAATGGCCAATTTGTCGAAACCATTGAGCTAGGAGATCACCCATTCTTCGTCGCATGCCAATTCCACCCAGAATTCGCATCACGCCCAACACGCCCGCAACCACTAATCAGCGCGTTTGTTGAAGCAACGTTATCGCATCAATCGGGTAAATAA